From Alphaproteobacteria bacterium, one genomic window encodes:
- a CDS encoding amino acid ABC transporter ATP-binding protein codes for MIKTQHLSKRFHDLHVLKDISIEIPKGQVVVILGPSGSGKSTFLRSINVLEQPSTGKVVLDGTVISGQGFALDKIRQKIGMVFQHFNLFPHMTVLQNLMYAPIKLKKWSKNSSEKKALELLKRVGLTDKANVYPSKLSGGQKQRVAIARALAMEPEILLFDEPTSALDPEMVREVLDVIKSLAHTGITMVIVTHLMGFAQEVADRILFMDHGKIIEDSSPKTFFKKPETKRAKAFLEKIL; via the coding sequence GTGATTAAGACTCAGCATCTCTCCAAGCGATTTCACGATCTCCACGTTCTCAAAGATATTTCCATTGAGATTCCCAAAGGTCAGGTGGTGGTTATTCTGGGCCCTTCAGGATCTGGGAAATCAACGTTCCTACGTTCCATCAATGTGTTGGAGCAACCTTCCACTGGGAAAGTTGTTCTTGATGGCACTGTTATTAGTGGGCAAGGGTTTGCCTTAGATAAAATCCGTCAAAAAATTGGCATGGTGTTCCAGCATTTCAATCTTTTCCCCCACATGACTGTGCTGCAAAATCTCATGTACGCCCCCATCAAATTGAAGAAGTGGTCGAAAAATAGTTCCGAAAAGAAAGCCTTAGAGCTTTTGAAACGTGTCGGACTCACAGATAAGGCAAATGTTTACCCCTCCAAGCTCTCCGGTGGACAAAAACAACGCGTGGCCATTGCAAGGGCTCTTGCCATGGAACCAGAAATTCTTCTCTTTGATGAACCCACATCAGCCTTGGATCCTGAAATGGTCCGGGAAGTTCTCGATGTGATTAAAAGTCTAGCTCATACCGGCATTACCATGGTTATCGTCACTCATCTGATGGGTTTTGCCCAGGAAGTTGCAGATCGAATTCTCTTTATGGACCATGGAAAAATTATAGAAGATTCGTCGCCTAAGACATTTTTCAAAAAGCCTGAGACTAAGAGAGCAAAAGCTTTTCTCGAGAAAATTCTATAG
- a CDS encoding methionine adenosyltransferase, whose product MRNYIFTSESVMGGHPDKICDRLSDTILDTYLQKDPGAHVAVETAVTTNRVILMGEVKSKVKLSNKTIESIVRKCIQDIGYEQQGFHWKDIEVQNYLHDQSSDIAQGVDAHVDQNGDHQEEGAGDQGIMFGFACRDTKAYMPAPIYYAHKILRTISNDIHDKKLAQLGPDGKCQISIQYKDGKPHKATSIVLSIQHSENLSQEQVRTLVRPYIEKALPDGWVCPDANIFINPTGRFVIGGPDGDAGLTGRKLTVDTYGGSIPHGGGSFSGKDPSKVDRSATYALRYLAKNIVAAGLADSCTLQLSYGIGISHPISLYINCHHTAKIPEQKILDLIPKLMDLSPRGIRDHLKLDRPIYERTATFGHFGPDPDADGGFSWERLDLVEKFKEILQ is encoded by the coding sequence ATGCGCAACTATATTTTTACAAGTGAATCCGTTATGGGGGGCCACCCTGATAAAATATGTGATCGTCTCTCAGATACAATCCTAGATACGTACCTCCAAAAAGACCCCGGGGCCCACGTCGCCGTTGAAACAGCCGTAACAACAAATCGCGTAATCCTAATGGGAGAGGTAAAAAGTAAAGTAAAACTCTCAAACAAAACCATTGAATCTATCGTCCGAAAATGCATTCAAGACATTGGCTATGAGCAACAAGGATTTCATTGGAAGGACATTGAGGTCCAGAACTACCTTCACGACCAATCATCCGATATTGCCCAGGGGGTCGATGCTCATGTAGATCAAAATGGAGACCACCAGGAAGAGGGCGCTGGAGATCAAGGTATCATGTTCGGTTTTGCATGCCGTGATACTAAGGCCTACATGCCAGCCCCTATCTATTATGCCCACAAAATCCTCAGAACCATATCAAACGATATTCACGACAAAAAACTCGCTCAATTGGGCCCCGACGGGAAGTGTCAGATTTCGATCCAATACAAAGATGGAAAACCCCATAAGGCAACAAGCATCGTGCTCTCTATTCAGCATAGTGAAAACCTGAGCCAAGAACAAGTGCGCACATTAGTGCGACCCTACATAGAAAAAGCCCTTCCTGATGGGTGGGTGTGTCCCGATGCTAATATATTCATTAATCCCACGGGCCGCTTTGTCATAGGAGGACCAGACGGGGATGCAGGCCTAACTGGCCGCAAACTCACTGTAGATACATATGGGGGATCTATTCCCCATGGAGGCGGTTCATTTTCCGGGAAGGATCCTTCAAAGGTAGATCGGTCAGCAACATACGCCCTCCGATACCTGGCAAAAAATATCGTTGCCGCTGGTTTGGCAGATAGTTGCACCCTCCAATTATCCTATGGAATCGGGATTTCTCACCCAATCTCACTTTACATAAATTGCCACCATACAGCTAAGATTCCTGAACAGAAAATTCTTGATCTCATTCCAAAACTCATGGACTTATCTCCGCGAGGTATCCGAGACCACCTAAAACTAGACCGACCTATCTATGAACGAACAGCTACGTTTGGGCACTTTGGTCCGGATCCAGATGCCGATGGTGGATTTTCCTGGGAAAGACTAGACTTAGTCGAAAAGTTTAAAGAGATACTGCAGTAG
- the lnt gene encoding apolipoprotein N-acyltransferase — protein MLPLRKLKAKSFPMLRTKPIILQLLTYFRELPETKCFLWATGFGACTALSLPPIYALPFLVVGISGLLLLSENIKKLKTALFTGWFFGMGYYVVSLYWISAALTIDLSQHIWFIPLSLVALPSYLSIYPAIVLTLVCSSNKQGLSRLLAFAILWTIGEYIQSFAFTGFPWSLVGYSLCFNTSLCQGASLFGIYGMSFLAITVGGSFFLLEPSRRENAFAFFMILGLILSLFLWGEYRLRNSSEEKPTNTTLRLVQPNISQKLKWDPANRQANLETLMTLSKQSSDRHIDAIIWAESAFPYSINVGENEEEVGRYLSSILKENVFLFTGANLTTLAENIHDDREVWNSLVVVDSLGKLQESYEKSHLTPFGEYIPWRSIIQYLGPVSKVTQGTRDFSEGKGLKSLKVGDLPTFSPLICYEAIFPREVTSDGSRPQWLLNITNDGWYGNSTGPYQHFQIARVRAIEEGLPMVRVANTGISGVVDAYGRIKGSLPLSKKGILDISLPKAISTPPAYARWGNLFALLIILGLSAFLKGSTFLFSRMRRR, from the coding sequence ATGCTCCCTCTCAGAAAACTCAAAGCTAAGTCCTTTCCCATGCTTCGCACTAAGCCAATAATACTCCAACTTTTGACATACTTTAGAGAACTTCCAGAAACAAAGTGCTTTCTGTGGGCCACAGGATTTGGGGCATGTACTGCTCTAAGCCTTCCGCCTATATATGCTCTACCCTTCTTAGTTGTGGGAATTAGTGGTCTGCTTTTGCTCTCTGAAAATATCAAGAAACTAAAGACTGCCCTCTTTACCGGCTGGTTTTTTGGGATGGGATATTATGTCGTAAGCCTCTATTGGATTTCTGCCGCTCTCACCATAGATCTTTCACAGCACATTTGGTTTATTCCACTCTCCCTTGTCGCTCTCCCATCTTATCTCTCAATTTATCCCGCTATTGTCTTAACACTCGTATGTTCAAGCAACAAGCAAGGCCTCTCTCGATTACTTGCCTTCGCGATTTTATGGACAATTGGAGAGTATATACAATCCTTTGCTTTCACTGGATTTCCATGGAGTTTAGTGGGTTATTCGCTCTGCTTTAATACATCCCTTTGTCAAGGAGCAAGCCTTTTTGGAATTTACGGCATGAGCTTTCTTGCCATAACTGTAGGTGGATCATTCTTTTTGTTAGAACCCTCCAGACGGGAAAATGCCTTCGCATTTTTTATGATTCTTGGTCTCATTCTCTCCTTATTCCTTTGGGGAGAATACCGTCTCAGAAACTCATCCGAAGAAAAACCGACGAATACAACTCTACGGCTCGTTCAACCCAATATTTCCCAAAAACTCAAGTGGGATCCCGCGAACAGGCAAGCAAATCTTGAAACGCTCATGACTCTTTCAAAACAGTCTAGTGATCGCCATATAGATGCCATCATTTGGGCAGAAAGTGCTTTCCCATATTCCATAAATGTTGGAGAAAATGAAGAGGAAGTTGGCCGTTATCTTAGTTCCATATTGAAAGAGAATGTTTTCCTTTTTACTGGCGCAAATCTAACGACACTTGCTGAAAATATCCATGATGATCGCGAAGTATGGAACTCTCTAGTGGTTGTAGATTCATTGGGAAAACTACAAGAATCATATGAAAAATCCCACCTCACGCCTTTTGGAGAATACATTCCATGGAGATCTATTATCCAATACTTAGGCCCCGTTTCTAAGGTAACACAAGGAACAAGAGACTTTTCCGAAGGAAAGGGCTTGAAAAGCCTTAAAGTGGGAGATCTGCCTACTTTTAGTCCTCTCATATGTTATGAAGCTATTTTTCCGCGAGAAGTCACGTCAGATGGATCGCGTCCCCAGTGGCTTCTGAATATAACAAATGACGGATGGTATGGAAACTCAACCGGACCCTACCAACACTTTCAAATAGCGAGAGTCCGTGCTATCGAAGAAGGCCTTCCAATGGTTCGGGTTGCTAATACCGGTATCTCAGGTGTCGTCGACGCCTATGGACGTATCAAGGGGTCCCTTCCATTGTCTAAGAAAGGGATCCTCGACATATCTCTTCCCAAGGCCATATCAACACCTCCGGCTTACGCTCGTTGGGGAAATCTCTTTGCTTTGCTGATTATTCTGGGATTATCCGCATTTCTAAAGGGAAGCACTTTCCTTTTTTCAAGAATGAGAAGGCGATAA